The region TCCGCCCCAAGATCAAGCTGCGCTCCACCGCCGGCACCGGCGTCACGTACGTGACGCGCAAGAACCGTCGCAACAGCCCCGACCGGCTCGTGCTGCGCAAGTACGACCGCGTGGTGCGACGCCACGTCGAGTTCCGCGAGGAGCGCTGATGGCCAAGAAGAGCAAGATCGCGCGCAACGAGCAGCGCCGCGCCGTCGTCGAGCGCCACGCGCAGGTGCGGCGCGAGCTGAAGCGCGCGAGCGTCGACCCCGCACGCACCGACACCGAGCGCGAGGCCGCGATGCGCGCGCTGCACCGGCTCCCGCGCGACGCGAGCCCCACCCGCGTGCGCAACCGCGACGTCTCCGACGGTCGGCCGCGCGCCTACTACCGCAAGTTCGGCCTCTCGCGCGTCAAGCTGCGCGAGATGGCCCTCGCCGGGGAGCTCCCCGGCGTGACGAAGTCGAGCTGGTGAGCTGATGAAGAGAGACATCCACCCCGTCTACGAGCCCGTCGTGTTCCGCGACGTCTCCGTGCCCGAGGGCACGCCCGGCCGCGAGTTCCTCACGCGCTCCACGGCGGCCACCTCCGCCACCGCCACGACCGTGTGGTCCGACGGCCGCACCTACCCCGTCGTGGAGGTCCAGATCTCCTCGGTGAGCCACCCGTTCTACACGGGCCGCCAGAAGATCCTCGACACCGCCGGTCGCGTCGAGAAGTTCAACCGCCGCTACGGCCGTTCGGGCGGTGCCTCGTGAAGGTCCGCGCCTCCCTGGCCTCGCTCGCGCGCAAGGACGGCTCGATCGTCGTGCGACGGCGCGGC is a window of Litorihabitans aurantiacus DNA encoding:
- the rpmG gene encoding 50S ribosomal protein L33 encodes the protein MASRTADVRPKIKLRSTAGTGVTYVTRKNRRNSPDRLVLRKYDRVVRRHVEFREER
- the rpsN gene encoding 30S ribosomal protein S14; translation: MAKKSKIARNEQRRAVVERHAQVRRELKRASVDPARTDTEREAAMRALHRLPRDASPTRVRNRDVSDGRPRAYYRKFGLSRVKLREMALAGELPGVTKSSW
- a CDS encoding type B 50S ribosomal protein L31 translates to MKRDIHPVYEPVVFRDVSVPEGTPGREFLTRSTAATSATATTVWSDGRTYPVVEVQISSVSHPFYTGRQKILDTAGRVEKFNRRYGRSGGAS
- the ykgO gene encoding type B 50S ribosomal protein L36; the encoded protein is MKVRASLASLARKDGSIVVRRRGKVFVINKKNPRWKGRQG